One segment of Nostoc flagelliforme CCNUN1 DNA contains the following:
- a CDS encoding DUF2281 domain-containing protein has product MTQAIDKEQMIIDEFKKLSPEKQQEVLNFIEFLQFKEMQKEEILEDKEKEKQVSFLEAAKEYIGCVDGGTGDLATNKKHLEGYGK; this is encoded by the coding sequence ATGACTCAAGCAATTGATAAAGAACAAATGATAATTGATGAATTTAAAAAGTTATCTCCTGAGAAGCAGCAGGAGGTATTAAATTTTATTGAATTTTTGCAGTTTAAGGAGATGCAAAAGGAGGAAATACTTGAGGATAAAGAAAAGGAAAAACAAGTTTCATTTTTAGAAGCTGCTAAGGAGTATATTGGATGTGTTGATGGAGGGACTGGAGATTTAGCGACTAATAAAAAGCATCTAGAAGGATACGGTAAGTAG
- the ylqF gene encoding ribosome biogenesis GTPase YlqF, whose translation MAITQNYRLNLIQWYPGHIAKAERKLKEQLKRVDVVFEVRDARIPLATHHPQIGEWVEGKTRVLILNRVDMITPQMRSLWIDWFKRQGEVPYFTNAQHGKGIAEVARAAQAAGVELNKRRSDRGMLPRPVRAVVIGFPNVGKSALINRLLGRRVVESAARPGVTRQLRWVRISEHLELLDAPGVIPLRLEDQDAALKLAICDDIGEASYDNQLVAAALVDLLNYLEAVAADLLPKKPLQSRYQLDSTSDTGDTYLHALAEHRYKGDIERAARQLLTDFRKGLLGEMSLELPPN comes from the coding sequence ATGGCTATAACTCAAAACTATAGATTAAACCTGATTCAATGGTATCCGGGTCACATTGCGAAAGCTGAAAGGAAGCTCAAAGAACAGCTGAAGCGCGTAGATGTGGTGTTTGAGGTACGAGACGCGCGGATTCCCTTAGCAACTCATCATCCCCAAATAGGTGAGTGGGTGGAGGGTAAGACACGGGTGTTGATACTTAATCGAGTAGATATGATTACACCGCAAATGCGATCGCTGTGGATAGATTGGTTTAAACGTCAAGGGGAAGTCCCTTATTTTACCAACGCTCAACATGGTAAAGGTATAGCAGAAGTTGCACGGGCAGCACAAGCTGCTGGAGTAGAACTCAATAAAAGAAGAAGCGATCGCGGCATGTTACCCCGTCCAGTGCGGGCTGTGGTAATTGGTTTTCCCAATGTCGGTAAATCAGCTTTGATTAACCGCCTGTTAGGACGGCGAGTAGTAGAAAGTGCAGCCCGTCCTGGGGTGACGCGCCAACTGCGCTGGGTGCGAATTTCCGAACATTTGGAATTGTTAGATGCTCCTGGTGTCATTCCTTTAAGATTAGAAGACCAAGATGCAGCATTGAAATTAGCGATTTGTGATGATATTGGTGAAGCTTCTTACGATAACCAGCTAGTAGCAGCAGCCCTAGTGGATTTACTCAACTATTTGGAAGCTGTAGCCGCAGATTTGTTACCAAAGAAACCATTACAGTCCCGTTACCAACTCGATTCGACATCAGACACTGGAGATACTTATTTGCACGCCTTGGCGGAGCATCGTTACAAAGGTGATATAGAGCGAGCTGCAAGGCAACTTTTAACAGATTTTCGCAAGGGTTTGTTAGGTGAAATGAGTTTAGAGTTACCTCCTAATTAA
- a CDS encoding VOC family protein: MVFQYTNAFITIASVNCDNLVSFYTKLLEQKPVILIPNVYAEFNLVSMRLGIFKPKNTNESEFEAMSNDKPLCVYAKSKISLCLEVSNLEDAIAHLTTLGYPPPGDISIASHGREIYAYDPDGNRIILHQAPVNDN; the protein is encoded by the coding sequence ATGGTTTTCCAGTACACTAACGCATTTATCACCATAGCATCGGTTAATTGCGATAATTTAGTAAGTTTCTATACTAAATTGCTGGAGCAAAAGCCAGTTATTTTGATTCCGAATGTGTATGCTGAGTTTAATTTGGTTAGTATGCGTTTAGGTATTTTTAAACCAAAGAACACAAATGAATCGGAATTTGAAGCGATGTCTAACGACAAGCCACTTTGTGTCTACGCCAAAAGTAAGATAAGTTTGTGCTTAGAGGTGAGTAACTTAGAAGATGCGATCGCTCACCTAACAACTTTGGGCTATCCCCCACCAGGAGACATTTCTATTGCTTCCCACGGCAGAGAAATTTATGCCTATGATCCTGATGGCAATCGGATAATTTTACATCAAGCCCCAGTGAATGATAATTAA